The DNA segment ccctaatacATTTGTCTAGTGCAGTAACTTGCACAGATACTGTGCACAATACACTTGAAATCGCATATCACTCTGCGTCCCTTAGGAGTGGTGGCTGAAAGTTCGTAAGAATTGCACACACCGTCCACATCTGATTTACTAAGGGTACCAAGGTGATTGGAATTGAATGGTCAAATATATGGTAGCCCTTGATTTTTCTTATCTTGCGTTCCACATGAATCCTGATGGCAGCGATTTCTTGGGTTTCTTCGACTTCTGTAGGAGTAAACTGCCCGCGTGTGAGAAAGGGCGGCAGGTTGAGCTTGATATTCTTGCTCTCTAGAAGGTCTGCTATTTTGAATCCTTTATCGGCCATTACAGAATTATCTGGATCAAATGGCATGTTCAAAAATCCACTCTGTACCACACATTCTCTATCGGAAGTGCTTCCTGTGTACAGTTCGGAAACAAATGTCAGTACGCCGTGAGGGGAAATTCCTACAAGTCCTTTCAATGTGTGGGTTGACTTGTATGCTGAGTAGACTTGTGACTGTGTGACAAAAGATGTAGGCACGTCACATCTTATTTCTTTTGCATCTAATATTACGCGTGTGGACGGGTACCTTTCTCTGAAGGCTGGTGGCATGGCTGCGTCGACTGCTTGCCGTGACAGCCACAGTGTCatctctgtcagctgcaaaaacatATAATCAATCCAGGTGGAGAAAATTCTTGACGCTGTGCTGACAGAGATGTGAAACAGATGGCCGAGGTGCTTATGCAAAAGGCCAACTCTAAGTTTCACAAATACCAGGAAGATTTGATTTTCCACAGTGATCTTGTGCTGCCTTCCAACATTTTCAGTACTTCGAAGCGCACAGCTGTTGGCTTCGTAGCGAATGATGTTTTCTCCATGTTTGCCGACATCCAGGAAGTTCAGGAGGGAGAGAAAATGATTGTAGCTTGGGAGGCCTGTGTAGAACTCAATATTGTCATTGTTATCTTTGAATTGTTCTATACCAAATGGAGGTGCCTCTTCCAGCTTTTGGATGTTTTTCTGCGCGAGAACCAGTTCCCTGCGAAGCAGGTCTACTTCACTGTTTTTCGATATTAATTGCAGTTTCAGGTCCTGGACCTCTGCTCTGGCTTCCAGTTCTCTTGCCTTGGATGATTTCAGTTGCTCTTCCAAGAGTGCAATTGTTTCATTGCAGGTACAAACACTGCTCCGCACTGTTTTCCCAGGAGATTCCCGCTGTCTGTTGGCAATGCGGCTGAAGTTTTCTTGTATAGTGAAGTCATCCGTTCCTTCGTAAGCTGCCTGCTTATTCTGCATGTCAACCAAGTCTTCATCTAACGAGCTGTTCACGCTCAGATGCATTTTGCGTTGTGCAGGCTGTACATCCACGACTCGCCTCTTCCTTCTTGGTGCTCGCACATTCTGCAATGGTGCCCTTTTGGCTGGTGGCTTCCTTGCAGCTTTCATTTCTTTAAATGGGAACACTGATGGTACAGCGGCCTGGTGCAAATGCCGGTGTCCATTTGCAACATTAGCAACAAAGTCGCTCTCAACAAAATGGAGAGAGCACACCCTTGTCGCCTTTGAGACAGTAAAAAGTGGCCCTTCATCCCTCTTGATGGCTGCTATCCATTTCCTGTAGGTGTCTGCCTCTTTTGGAAACCGGTGGTAGGAGACctgaaaataaaacattatttaaTGTCTGTTGTCATGACTCTCAGCTGTCCATTGCACAAACATCCCTCTCTCCTTCTTTTCACCACGACCGCATATGTCGTGAGAGAAACACAATAGGCAAACAACAACTTAACTGCACCATGCATACCTTGTTTCTCAGACACTTCCCTCACTGTTTGAAacacagggactccggaacaggggggCCGGTTGCCCGCCAACATTTCTCCAGAGggggcagtgccccccccccccccaagtctccaacttcttgcactcggatcagatttctgacaaactCTTCAATTTTAGGACGTTATGTAGagcacagtgaggctgagctcgttcccttcatacccagccttaaaacgtttaatttcagtaacctaaaccaatcGTGCCACAGTATGAATTGTTGACTgagctctgttcatgagcatgattactagcattgaaacagtatgaacagacttttttaatgcagtcaaTCACTTCTAATGTGTACATCTTTATTAATAAAGTGGctcatttcaattcgttttatatgaattACAAATACTTTTTACAGCAAAGTATAAAACTATAAAAAAAGTTAACAAAATTGAATAAACAAACTTTAGTTTTTAAAGtcctgttttgtgaaataaatttgaatttaaaagaacatgtttcgcggtgcagacaccaaagcgtaaccgcttatctcgccgcaatttttgcacctgttttagaaggcggattgtaacagcagcacacaattgtaaagtgcagcaCTAAGTCAAC comes from the Amblyomma americanum isolate KBUSLIRL-KWMA chromosome 1, ASM5285725v1, whole genome shotgun sequence genome and includes:
- the LOC144115983 gene encoding uncharacterized protein LOC144115983; this encodes MKAARKPPAKRAPLQNVRAPRRKRRVVDVQPAQRKMHLSVNSSLDEDLVDMQNKQAAYEGTDDFTIQENFSRIANRQRESPGKTVRSSVCTCNETIALLEEQLKSSKARELEARAEVQDLKLQLISKNSEVDLLRRELVLAQKNIQKLEEAPPFGIEQFKDNNDNIEFYTGLPSYNHFLSLLNFLDVGKHGENIIRYEANSCALRSTENVGRQHKITVENQIFLVFVKLRVGLLHKHLGHLFHISVSTASRIFSTWIDYMFLQLTEMTLWLSRQAVDAAMPPAFRERYPSTRVILDAKEIRCDVPTSFVTQSQVYSAYKSTHTLKGLVGISPHGVLTFVSELYTGSTSDRECVVQSGFLNMPFDPDNSVMADKGFKIADLLESKNIKLNLPPFLTRGQFTPTEVEETQEIAAIRIHVERKIRKIKGYHIFDHSIPITLVPLVNQMWTVCAILTNFQPPLLRDAE